TCAGCCCCCAACAATTCCGTACAAATAATTTCCTTGTGTTATGGCAGACCAGAAACAACGCCCTCAAACTCCTCTTATCCCTTAATTGACACTTCTCCAAATGAAGCCTTTCAACTGCTGGACAAGACCCCAACTGCTCGTCAAGCTCAGCACTACCATCGATCCTCTTACACGAAATGAACCTCAATGTTCTCAAGTTTCCAAAGAACGAAAGAGCCGACAACCATTCATCCTCCATATTATGATTTCTCAGAGTCAATTCTTCAAGCATTTGGCAGCACTGGCCGATGGCTTTAATCCCCTCATAACTCCCCTTACATCCACTCAGTTCAAGCTTCACTAATCTCTTACACCCTTGTGCTAAAATAGTCAATCCAACATCTGAAACCAATGAGCCATAAAACCCATCCACAATTCCACTCAATCTCAACACCTGTAGATTCTGACAAGCAGCAATCCCACGCAGAACCCGATCATTGCACATAAGCAAATCCAGTTCTTGCAATGTGGGACACTCCTCGGACAAACTCAAGAGCCCCATCTCACTGCAATTAACCACCACTAGTTTCCGCAAATTCGGACACCCACTGGCCAAAACCCTCAAACCTCTATCAACTTCATCAGCATTCAACACaagattttcatcaaaaaacCTATCTTTCCCCTCAACATCAGACCCAAGATGAAAAGACAAACTCTTATGAGTGCAGAAGATACCAGAATTCCGAGAGGAAACCAAACACCCATTAACCAAATCAACATGAACAAGATTAGGGAACCTCAGAAACACTCGACCCGTTACCAGAAACTCCCAATCAAGAAGCGTTACTGATCTCACCAGCCTGCCCTGCAGATTCAGCCACCTCttggaaacaagaaaatttgcAGTTCTCTGAGACTTGGGGAGTTTCGAGAGAATCTTGAGCAAGATTTCATCAGAGAGAAGTGAAGTTTTATCAGAAACAAGATTTGTGAGCGTGAAATCTTGGTTCTTGTTGGTGGGAGCAGATAGAGGTGTCCGTTGTGTTTGGTTGAGAGAATGGAGGCGCATTGTGAAGAGAACATTGTTGAGAACATTGTTGGTCTTCAACCAGTTGGagttttggttttctttatcAGATGAATGTCCTGATTTTCTGCACTTCCATTCCATTTCTTCTCCTTGTACTTGTTCTTTTTCAGCTCCAACAATATGAGAAGTCACTGTTTCTGCTCTCATTCTGAACATTTCATCTCACTCTGTAATcaaagtttcttttttctggcATTTCTCAGACAATAgattcaagaatcaagaacTTTCACTTACTTTTTCTGGAATGAAGCTTCTTCACTCAGCTCCAACTTGAGAATTCTCACTTTCATCTTCCAGTTCTGTTCGGTGTTTACGTTGTTTCAAGAATTCAAGTTGGATTTGAAGCTTTGGT
This region of Sesamum indicum cultivar Zhongzhi No. 13 linkage group LG4, S_indicum_v1.0, whole genome shotgun sequence genomic DNA includes:
- the LOC105160616 gene encoding F-box protein At5g51370-like; the encoded protein is MFRMRAETVTSHIVGAEKEQVQGEEMEWKCRKSGHSSDKENQNSNWLKTNNVLNNVLFTMRLHSLNQTQRTPLSAPTNKNQDFTLTNLVSDKTSLLSDEILLKILSKLPKSQRTANFLVSKRWLNLQGRLVRSVTLLDWEFLVTGRVFLRFPNLVHVDLVNGCLVSSRNSGIFCTHKSLSFHLGSDVEGKDRFFDENLVLNADEVDRGLRVLASGCPNLRKLVVVNCSEMGLLSLSEECPTLQELDLLMCNDRVLRGIAACQNLQVLRLSGIVDGFYGSLVSDVGLTILAQGCKRLVKLELSGCKGSYEGIKAIGQCCQMLEELTLRNHNMEDEWLSALSFFGNLRTLRFISCKRIDGSAELDEQLGSCPAVERLHLEKCQLRDKRSLRALFLVCHNTRKLFVRNCWGLNDDMFSTSSALRRVRFLSLEGCSLLTTHGLESVIISWYELQSLEVKSCNNIKDSELNPIVSTVFSALKDLKWKPDSKSQLSSNLEGTGMGKRGSKFFKKSCDWKSLPMHRTSDS